A single genomic interval of Puntigrus tetrazona isolate hp1 chromosome 1, ASM1883169v1, whole genome shotgun sequence harbors:
- the LOC122351770 gene encoding LOW QUALITY PROTEIN: lecithin retinol acyltransferase-like (The sequence of the model RefSeq protein was modified relative to this genomic sequence to represent the inferred CDS: inserted 1 base in 1 codon) codes for MLDSLALLLEKTFLLAHFNFFSPAPSKQERCAKRREDGACFQRGDLLEVPRTLFTHFGIYLGDDRVAHLMPDILPVLTSNASQIQKVVTNKRLLLGVIYKYASVRVDTVEDFAYGSPVLLNTMDTALRRQPLAAEEVARRAEKLIGQXSYSLLWNNCEHFVTYCRYGTAVSVQTEQFCENLKSVIRDQRSVLLTTFIGMLSMFFLGIAPSTALPTFIIPFILWMAG; via the exons ATGTTAGATTCCCTCGCTTTGCTTTTGGAGAAAACCTTTCTTCTCGCGCATTTCAACTTTTTCAGCCCGGCCCCGTCCAAGCAGGAACGATGCGCAAAGCGCCGCGAGGACGGCGCTTGCTTCCAGCGCGGGGATCTGCTGGAGGTTCCGCGCACTTTGTTCACTCACTTTGGCATTTACCTCGGCGACGACAGAGTCGCGCACCTTATGCCCGACATACTGCCGGTTCTGACGAGCAACGCCTCTCAGATCCAGAAGGTTGTGACGAACAAGAGGTTGCTGCTCGGCGTGATCTACAAGTACGCCTCGGTGCGGGTGGACACGGTGGAGGATTTTGCCTACGGATCTCCGGTTCTGCTCAACACAATGGATACTGCCCTGAGGAGACAGCCGCTGGCCGCCGAGGAGGTCGCCAGGAGAGCTGAAAAACTTATCGGTC ATTCCTACAGTCTTTTGTGGAATAACTGCGAACATTTTGTCACGTACTGCCGCTACGGGACAGCGGTCAGCGTGCAGACGGAGCAG TTCTGCGAAAATTTAAAATCGGTAATCCGGGACCAGAGGAGCGTTCTTCTGACCACTTTCATCGGAATGCTTTCCATGTTTTTTCTTGGAATAGCTCCGTCCACCGCACTTCCAACCTTTATCATTCCTTTCATCTTGTGGATGGCTGGATGA